The genomic region CAATTTTTACTTGCACACCAAGTATTTTATTGAATGAAAAAAATAAAGGCTAGCAGTGTTAGAAATGCTTCGATTTTGTTGCTTTTAAGCTTGTATAAGCTATTTCATACTTGTAAATAAATTGAGAAACTTGCAAACTTTTGTATAGTTGTTTATTGTCTATATGCAATTGTGAGTGTGATTTTAGTGTTAGACAAAAATTGCCATGGATGATCATTAATATTTAGAAGTCAAATAAAAAAGTCATGTTATTATTTTATCTGTGTGTGTTTATAGTGATTGTTTAAAGCATGTTTCTTATAAACCTGCTTAAATGTTTTCTTCTGCTCTTTGTGTGATCTGTTTTCTGTTTTGTAATTTTTAATGTTTTACCCCTCTTTTTTAATTGTGTGTTTCTTAAAGTACCTGTAGCATATCTGAATCGTTTGTTGTTATAGTTTTCTAATTAACATTAGTATTTCCTATTGCTTTTAATTTTGTTCTTTATTATGCATGGGgtttaattttttctttattatgtacGAGTTAGAATTTAACAACAGTTAGGTAAACCTCATATGTAATCAACATGAACACTATATCACCATTAAACTCGCAGTAACACAACCCTATTTTCCCGCAGATGACACCGAAAAGGAAAAAGATTTGCAAGATTCAACAATAACTGTTGCTGCTAAAACCAATACTAATCTTTTGCAGTATATACGGAACAGTAATCTTTTGTAGCACGCGCTATAACGCGTATGTGTAAAACAACAATATTTGTTGCTGCTAAAGCTAACATCATGCATGATAACATGGTTACCGGATCACTTCCACCATGCATTTTTCACAAAcatgatatatatgtatgtaatcaaACATGGTGATTACACAAAATCAAGGTTGGAGAAGTCGGACTTCGGGGAGATCTCATTTGAACATTTTTGGGGTGATCTCGGGCTCTTGGCATCGCGGAAATTTCTCATTGAGTTGGACAGTTAAAAAAAGCCCAaaggccaaaaagaagagcaaaaacAGATCGAAAAGTCCCTCCAACTCAATCAATATCAACATGTCGTGACCGGTTAGGCTTGGTTGATTTTGTTAGAAAAGAAAGTCGGTTTCGGGGGATCTCGGACGTCGAATTACACCGACTTTTcagttttttaatataaatataactataaatatttgtatatttatatatacttttacaagattttataaaaaaaaaattcaaaaaatgagTGAGAAAACCCAAGAAATTACTAAATTTTATGAGAAAATTCAAGAAATGACCGAGAAAATCCGATAAATtgtggctttgaccaagtttgaccctgTTGACTGAGAAATCTCGAGAGATGGACATCTCATCTCGACTGCGTTCCAAAAACGAGATCTctgggagaaataaggagatttacaacactacaCAAAACACGACAATCACCCTTTGCAACATGCGGAGTTTAAAACGTAGCCATAACAGAAAAACACACGAAAGGCTAATATTTTTATGTGGAGAGTATCTAGAAATAGACTTCCCACTAGGCTCAATTTACCGGCGAAAGGTATCGGGATTGAAAGCTTGGGCTGTGCCATTTGTGATCGCAGTAGTTATCAGACTTTAGACCACCTACTGTTTGAATGTAGTGTGGCTAAACAACTTTGGGTGATGGTTGGTATGTGGCTTGATTTTAAGTTCCCTTTATTTACTAAATGGAATGATTGGTGAGCCTGGTTCATTGGTTGGCAAACAAACAAGGATTCGTAGAGCAAGGTGTACGCTGTTATTTCGTGTCTCACTAGGGGCCTGTTTGTTATAAATAAAATTGCGgtttcaaaaaaataaataaatatatttgactTTTTTTTAAATGGTAATAATTTTAAACCAACTTTCAAAACTGGAAAAAATGAAAAATTCGTTGCagaaatggtaaaaccgaagtttggaacctcGGTTTTGCCatttccgaagtttcaaacttcggttttgtgtGGTCTGTCAGCAGAAAccctaaaccgaagtttggaacttcggttttgcaggcttttcagcaaaaccgaagtttcaaacttcggttttgcagtcTGCATCGCCAGTCACAATTATGGACTGAAACCTGCAACCTTAGTCTCAATTATGGACTGAAACCTGCTAACCTGTCATGTCAAAATCTGATTTATCATCTTTTTTCATTTATTTATATCACCCTTATCATGGACTCAAACACAAACATCACCAAGAACACAATTCAAGCATTTCAAAGTCAGTTTCAAACACCAACAACACAATTCAAACTAATCTTAATCAGTTTcatacatcaataattacaaaaAAGTCTATAATTCGTCCATTCATGGTTCATTTTCTTTGGGGGGGGGGGGCAAATTTCATTTCAAAATGGTTGGCTTACTGGTGATAACACAACGATTAGAAGGAGTTTTGTGTTGACAATTAAGGTTAACTGTATGCAGTTAAACCAAATGGCGTATAATTATGTAGGTGTGAGTCAAAGATCACACACGTTAAAAATGTTCTTGTGGGTTCTTTTCAATGGAAATGAATGGAAAAGTGAACTTACTGATGATAACACTTTGAAAACAATATATTTTTATTCTCAGAATGATCCAAATTACGAGGCTCAAATTGAAATTCAGTTTGAGGAAGTTTTTTCAACCACCCAAGGTTCGGGTTATATTGATCTTATTCAAACTTTGCAGGGTGGTCCATCAACATCAAACTACCATTCAACAGTTGTTGAAGATGAACAAGAACGAAGAGACGAAGTAGAAAATGTAGTAGACCCAGATGATGGTATGTCTACTGCAACCGACGATACAGTTTCTGAATATAGCGTTGAAGATAATGTTTCGGGTGATGAAGATAGAGAAGAGCAAGTGGAACCACAATTGGAGCCTGCCCCAGTTTCAcgttttgggtttgttaatgaagGTGAAGGTAGTAATAGTTTTCCATACGATGACGACCAAGAAGCTTCATGGGTTTTTTTATGATAAGGAGATCGGTATTATTTCCAAAGGAATGGTGTTCCAGAACAAATCCGAACTTATTTATGTTGTTCAAAAATGGAATATACACCATAATAGAGAAATAGTTGTTACACAAAGCAAGCCGGGTTATTGGCAAGCACATTGTAGAACAACTAGCTCAAATTTTAAGGGTCCACAAGAAAGATACCATTGTGCCTGGAGTGTTAGTGGTTCGTCTCACAATCGATCTAAGGTATGAAAAATAACAAAATGGAAAGATGAACACACGTGTTATGGACATGTATCAGAAAACAACAATCGTTGTTTAACCTCTAGCTTAATTGCTACTGAAATTGAACATCAAATATGTGTGAACGTTGCTTATCATGTTGCCAACATCCAAGCCCAAATAAAAAAATACATGGCATGTGGATATCCGTTACGGCAAAGCATGAAATGCTAGGCGTATTACAATCGAACGATTGTTTGGAACTTGGGAAAGTAACTTTATTCATTTACCAAATTATGTAAATGAATTAGTTACTACCAATCCAGACACAATTGTTGTGTTTGAAAATGGACATGAAATTTATGAAGGTTTCGACACCTTTAAATTTGTGTTTTGGGCATTCGGTCCAGCCATTAAAGCGTTTAAACTGTGTATTCCAATGATTTGCATCGATGGCACCCATTTGAAAGGTAGTTATAAGGGTAAACTGTTAACAGCGGTTGCCAAAAATTCTAACAATCAAATTTTACCTATTGCCTTTGCCCTAGTTGATGAAGAAAGTAACGAAAGTTGGTCTTGGTTTTTGCAAATGCTCCAAGAAAATGTTATTGGAAACGAAAAGTTGTGTGTCATCTCTAATCGACACCAAGGTATCTTACATGCAATGGGTGCTCAAACATATGGTTGGGAACATAGGTACTGCTTGCGCCACATTCGTAGCAACTTGTTGAGCAAATACACTAAAGTGAAATCACTCAAACACTTGTGTTGGACAGTCGGTTCAACAACAAATCAAATATTGTACAAGAATGCTTTGCGAGCCATCAAACAAGCTAGTGTTGAGGCTTGACAATATTTGCAAGATGCTGATATAGGCAAATAGACTGTGTATAGGGACAGTCAGAAGAGTCGTTGGGGTAACATAATGACAAATATTGCTGAGTCGAGAAGCAAGGCTATGTAATTCACCACTTTCAAAGTTCATGTTCAACGTCTTTAACGAACGGGCAAAAAGAGCTCAACGTTACAAAACAACATGTTATCACGAAGAACAAGGTATCTACAAGGTTCATTCAACTTATCAAAGAAGTGGAGAAGGTGGCACTGATTACACAGTggagtttaaaaagaaaaggtgttcatgtgGTATTTGGCAACACCAAAGATTACCTTGCTCTCATGCCATTTCCGTATGTAGCCATCTAAACGAGGATATAAATAAACAAATCAGTAAAAAGTATACAACTCCTACATGGAGAGAGCAATATA from Rutidosis leptorrhynchoides isolate AG116_Rl617_1_P2 chromosome 9, CSIRO_AGI_Rlap_v1, whole genome shotgun sequence harbors:
- the LOC139868691 gene encoding uncharacterized protein; the protein is MFNVFNERAKRAQRYKTTCYHEEQGIYKVHSTYQRSGEGGTDYTVEFKKKRCSCGIWQHQRLPCSHAISVCSHLNEDINKQISKKYTTPTWREQYSDHFNPLRDASYWTHIEWKIMADPSRLIKHRGRKQSKRMKNQMDEREKQAPKCGICRTEGHNRNTCPRTRNP